GACGCAAGCCTTCCTGACCAAGCTGCTCGATATGCTTCAGTTTCTTCTCCCTCTTTACCATAAAGAAGGCAAGAGCCAGGTCGTTATCGGCATTGGGTGTACGGGCGGCAAACACCGTTCGGTTGCGATTGCGGAATATTTGGGTCGCATGCTCGGCAGCAGCGATACGGAACGGGTACGCGTCAGCCACCGCGATGCTGACCGCGATAAGCATTGACGGGGTGATTGGATGCAGAATAGGCATAAAATTATAAGGCGGCCAAAGATTGTTGTAATAGGCGGCGGAACCGGCTTGTCGGTGATGCTGCGGGGGCTTAAGGAGAAGCCTCTTGATATTACTGCAATCGTAACGGTCGCCGATGACGGGGGAAGCTCGGGAGTACTGCGCAATGAACTGCAGATTCCGCCTCCGGGCGACATCCGCAACGTTATTATGGCACTTGCGGATGCGGAGCCGCTATTGACGGAAGTGCTCCAATATCGTTTCTCCAGCGGTACCGGATTAGCCGGGCATAGCCTTGGTAATCTGATGCTGGCTGCAATGACGGACATTGCCGGCGATTTCGTTACGGGCGTCCGTGAGCTTAGCAAGGTATTGGCCGTGCGGGGACGTGTGCTTCCTGCCGCGGGCCGTGCTATCGTGCTGAAAGCCGAAATGACTGACGGTACCGTTGTGGTCGGGGAATCCATGATTCCGAAAGCCGGAAAGAAGATTAAGCGGGTATTTATAGAGCCCGACAATGTAGAGCCTCTTCCGGAGGCAATTGAAGCCATTGAGCAAGCCGATGCGATTCTGATTGGGCCGGGCAGCTTATATACGAGTATTATTCCGAATCTGCTCGTACCTAAGTTAGCGCGGGCCATTCTGGAGTCAACGGCTGTTAAGCTGTTTGTCTGCAATGTAATGACACAGCCGGGGGAGACCGATGGATATTCGGTCAGCGATCATCTGAAGGCTGTGAAAGATCATATCGGGCATAAGATTTTCGATTATGTGCTGGTCAACGATGGGGAAATATCGCCGGAGGTTGCGGAAAAGTATGCGGAACTGGGCTCTACTCAGGTAGAGCTGGACATAGACGAAGTAAACCGGTTGGGATATGAAATAATCTCCGACCGCCTCGTGCTGTACCGGACATTTCTGCGCCATGACGCAGAGCGGCTTAGTCATCATATTTATAAATTAGTGGAAAACTGGATGTTAAGAAAGAGGTGAACAAGCGATGTCATTTGCGGCCCAAACGAAGAAAGAGCTGACGATGGTTGAGGCGGATACCTGCTGTGAACGTGCCGAATTATCCGCACTCATTCGAATGAATGGCTCGGTCAGCGTCTCCAGCCGCAAAGTCGTCCTCGACATCTCAACCGAAAACGCAGCAATTGCCCGCCGGATCTACTCCTTGCTAAAGAAGCATTTTGAAGTGCATACGGAATTGCTTGTCCGCAAAAAAATGCGCCTCAAAAAAAATAATGTATATATCGTCAGAATTCCGACGAAGGTACAGGAAATACTAAGTGAGCTTAGAATTGTATCCGAGGGCTTTGTGTTTAATTTGGGCATTGATAAGGAAATCATTAAGAAGCCTTGCTGCAAACGATCCTATCTGCGTGGAGCATTCCTTGCCGGCGGTTCGGTCAACAACCCGGAGGGCTCTTCCTACCATCTTGAAATTTCATCGATGTACGAAGAGCACTGCGAGGCACTGGTTGAGCTGGCCAATAAGTTTGGGCTGAACGCGAGATGTATCGAGCGGAAGAAGGGCTTTGTGTTCTACATCAAAGAGGGCGAGAAAATTATCGAGCTGCTGAACATTATTGGCGCCCATCAGGCTTTGTTCAAATTCGAGGATGTCCGTATTATGCGCGACATGCGGAACTCGGTTAACCGGATCGTGAACTGCGAAACGGCTAACCTAAACAAAACGATTGGCGCGGCCGTCAGACAAATCGATAATATCAAGCTGCTGCAAAAGGAAATCGGACTAAACAATCTTCCCGATAAGCTTAGAGAGGTTGCCGAAATCAGGCTCCAGCATCCGGATATGAACCTCAAGGAAGTTGGGGAGATGCTGAAGGGGACCGTAAGCAAATCCGGCGTTAACCACCGGCTGCGGAAAATTGATGAACTTGCGGAAAAAATCCGCAACGGCTAAACTTTTAACCTAGTGCATCAGATGGTATAATGATATAATATGAACAAAAAGTCTTATACAAGATGCAACGCTGCATTTTAAAGTTATTAGTCATGTCAGGCTGAGCATTGAAGCGAAATTGCCAGACTTATTATAGTATAGGGGGTATGGTTACCATGACAAGGCTACCGGTTGTCGTTCGTCTTAAAACAGGTTTGCACGCTAGACCTGCCGCATTATTCGTTCAAGAAGCGAACAAATTTTCCTCCGAAGTATTTGTTGAGAAAGACGACAAGAAAGTAAATGCGAAATCCATTATGGGTATCATGAGCCTTGCGATCAGCTCGGGCACAGAGATTCATATCAGCGCAGAGGGTTCGGATGCAGAACAGGCTGTAAACGCTTTAGTCGCGCTAGTCAGCAAAGAAGAGCTGGAGAACCAATAAGAACCGACAAAGAGGGGTGTCCCGAGTCATCATTTTGAATGACAATGGGATAGTCCTTTTTTCTTTGGATTTAAAAAAACGACAAAAAAAGCGGCTGCTCATGGTATTCCATGTTCAGCCGCTTTTTTATTTATGTGTTAGATACGCTCGATAACTTTATCAACCAGACCGTATTGACGTGCTTCTTCCGCGCTCATGAAGTAATCGCGGTCGGTATCCTTCTCGATACGCTCGAGAGGTTGTCCGGAACGCTCAGCCAGGATGCCGTTCAGCTTATCGCGCATTTTGATAATGCGGCGGGCGCGGATTTCGATATCGCTTGCTTGACCTTCAGCGCCGCCAAGCGGTTGATGGATCATCACTTCGCTGTTCGGAAGCGCATAACGTTTGCCAATGGCACCGGCCGTGAGCAAGAAAGCGCCCATCGAAGCCGCCATGCCGACGCAAATCGTCGAAACATCGGGTTTAATGTATTGCATCGTATCATAGATAGCCATGCCTGCCGTAATGGATCCGCCAGGGCTGTTAATGTAGAGAGAAATATCTTTCTCAGGATCTTCTGCTGCAAGGAACAGCATCTGAGCAATAATGGAGTTGGCTACTACATCGTTTACGCCTGACCCGAGGAAGATGATGCGATCCTTCAGAAGGCGGGAGTAAATGTCGTAAGCGCGTTCTCCGCGATTGCTCTGTTCAATAACCATAGGAACGAAATTCATATCCAACCAAGTCCCCTCCTCAAAATAGCAAAGATGGTATTACTGATTCCCATTCTAGCGGATGATCAAACAAAAGTCAAAGATAGTCAAACTCAATTTTCCAGAAAAACAAAAAAACCACCCTCATCGAGGACGGTTCATGTTTATGTATAGCGTTAAGGTAAAGTTAAATGGCGCGCCCGCTAGGAATCGAACCTAGATCTCAGGCTCCGGAGGCCTACGTCATATCCATTGGACCACGGGCGCATATTTGCATAAGAAAGCAACAGCAAAACTTAGTATACGCGATTCTATTGTAGAAAGCAAGATAGATGAGAAAAATAAATTTGAGCAAATCGTGAATACAAACGCTTTCATCGGCGATTGCTGACTTGCCATGTGAAATGTTTTTAGCTAAAATAGAGGTGGGACTTAAAGTGAGTATGCGGGACGTTTAACGTCCATCCCCTGAAAGCCCATTACGCCTATTGACGGGTGGAGTGAAAAGTAGAGGATGCGTCACATTATTGAGCTGCAGCAGCAGCTTCTCCCAGATTTGCTTGACGTAATGAAGAAGCGTTACTCGATATTGCGCCAAGTGATGTTGTCCGATCTGATAGGCCGGAGGACGCTCGCCAATTCCTTAGGGATGACCGAGCGGGTACTGAGGGCGGAAACGGATTTTCTGAAATCGCAAGGTCTGCTGGAGATTCATACGGCGGGGATGCGGATCAGTGAAGCGGGCAAGCAATTGCTTGAGCAATTGGAACCCTTCTACAAAACGTTATTCGGCTTGTCCGATCTGGAAGAGAAGATCAGGAGTCACTTCGGATTATCGCAGGTCATTATTGTAGCAGGCGATTCCGAGGAGTCGGAGCAATCGAAGCGGGAGCTTGGAAGAGCGGCTTGCCAGGTGCTTCGCAAAGTGATGGAGCCAAACGATGTCGTGGCTGTAACCGGCGGAACGACAATCGCTCAGGTAGCGAACCAATTAACTTCGACAACACCGCTCAAGAACAACTGGTTTGTACCGGCGAGAGGCGGACTTGGTGAAAGTCTCGATTATCAAGCCAATACCATTGCATCAACAATGGCGAAGCGTACAGGCGCCAATTACCGGATGCTCCATGTGCCGGATCATTTAGGTGACGAAGCCTACGCATCCATGATGCAGGAACCGAATATCCGCGATATTGTCGAGGTTGTCCGAAGCGCCAGAATCGTCGTTCACGGGATCGGGGACGCTATGGTGATGGCCCGGCGCAGAAAGCTGAATCCTGAACTGGTGGAAGCGATGGCCGCGGATGGAGCATTGGCTGAAGCTTTTGGTTTTTATTTCGACCGTAACGGCGAAGTTGTTCACAAAATGCAGACCGTAGGATTACGACTCGAGGATATTGTGAAGACTGAAGTTGTTATTGGAGTTGCAGGCGGCCATAGCAAAGGTGAAGCTATAGCAGCCATTATGAAATTTGGGCACAATGATGTACTTGTCACCGATGAAGCGGCAGCTCTTGAGATGTCCGCGATTATCGATGAACAACAGCAATCGTTATCTTAACGATTTGCGGCAGGCTCTGCTGCAAAACGTTTTGAAATATATACCATAGTCATTTAAAAGCTTAGGAGGAATTTAAAATGGTTAAAATTGGTATTAACGGATTTGGTCGTATCGGTCGTAACGTGTTCCGCGCATCGCTGAACAACCCTAA
This region of Paenibacillus sp. JDR-2 genomic DNA includes:
- a CDS encoding sugar-binding transcriptional regulator — translated: MRHIIELQQQLLPDLLDVMKKRYSILRQVMLSDLIGRRTLANSLGMTERVLRAETDFLKSQGLLEIHTAGMRISEAGKQLLEQLEPFYKTLFGLSDLEEKIRSHFGLSQVIIVAGDSEESEQSKRELGRAACQVLRKVMEPNDVVAVTGGTTIAQVANQLTSTTPLKNNWFVPARGGLGESLDYQANTIASTMAKRTGANYRMLHVPDHLGDEAYASMMQEPNIRDIVEVVRSARIVVHGIGDAMVMARRRKLNPELVEAMAADGALAEAFGFYFDRNGEVVHKMQTVGLRLEDIVKTEVVIGVAGGHSKGEAIAAIMKFGHNDVLVTDEAAALEMSAIIDEQQQSLS
- a CDS encoding HPr family phosphocarrier protein; the protein is MTRLPVVVRLKTGLHARPAALFVQEANKFSSEVFVEKDDKKVNAKSIMGIMSLAISSGTEIHISAEGSDAEQAVNALVALVSKEELENQ
- a CDS encoding gluconeogenesis factor YvcK family protein; translated protein: MQNRHKIIRRPKIVVIGGGTGLSVMLRGLKEKPLDITAIVTVADDGGSSGVLRNELQIPPPGDIRNVIMALADAEPLLTEVLQYRFSSGTGLAGHSLGNLMLAAMTDIAGDFVTGVRELSKVLAVRGRVLPAAGRAIVLKAEMTDGTVVVGESMIPKAGKKIKRVFIEPDNVEPLPEAIEAIEQADAILIGPGSLYTSIIPNLLVPKLARAILESTAVKLFVCNVMTQPGETDGYSVSDHLKAVKDHIGHKIFDYVLVNDGEISPEVAEKYAELGSTQVELDIDEVNRLGYEIISDRLVLYRTFLRHDAERLSHHIYKLVENWMLRKR
- the whiA gene encoding DNA-binding protein WhiA → MSFAAQTKKELTMVEADTCCERAELSALIRMNGSVSVSSRKVVLDISTENAAIARRIYSLLKKHFEVHTELLVRKKMRLKKNNVYIVRIPTKVQEILSELRIVSEGFVFNLGIDKEIIKKPCCKRSYLRGAFLAGGSVNNPEGSSYHLEISSMYEEHCEALVELANKFGLNARCIERKKGFVFYIKEGEKIIELLNIIGAHQALFKFEDVRIMRDMRNSVNRIVNCETANLNKTIGAAVRQIDNIKLLQKEIGLNNLPDKLREVAEIRLQHPDMNLKEVGEMLKGTVSKSGVNHRLRKIDELAEKIRNG
- the clpP gene encoding ATP-dependent Clp endopeptidase proteolytic subunit ClpP; protein product: MNFVPMVIEQSNRGERAYDIYSRLLKDRIIFLGSGVNDVVANSIIAQMLFLAAEDPEKDISLYINSPGGSITAGMAIYDTMQYIKPDVSTICVGMAASMGAFLLTAGAIGKRYALPNSEVMIHQPLGGAEGQASDIEIRARRIIKMRDKLNGILAERSGQPLERIEKDTDRDYFMSAEEARQYGLVDKVIERI